In the genome of Botrytis cinerea B05.10 chromosome 5, complete sequence, one region contains:
- the Bccgi121 gene encoding Bccgi121, translating to MAPALLQSIPLEHLPESHTLHIALYRNLTNASFLHQQLLTGNTDFEYAFIDASVVLSKLHILAAAYRAINDALEERLKSRNIHSEIVFSLSMNNNIAESFRRFGITPSTTSLLVVKVAPASSASQISEHLSSVVEGEPVPFDDESLASMVDIARVKKLYKLNALGGGGKKSGANGVSGKAENKLDERKELEIMVLGAMALRGATN from the exons ATGGCACCCGCGCTTCTCCAATCCATCCCCCTAGAGCATCTCCCCGAATCGCATACCCTCCACATCGCCCTATACCGCAACCTCACCAACGCCTCTTTCCTGCACCAACAACTGCTCACCGGAAACACCGATTTTGAATATGCGTTTATCGATGCGAGCGTT GTCCTTTCGAAATTACATATTTTAGCAGCGGCATACAGGGCGATAAATGATGCGttggaagaaagattgaagagTCGAAATATTCATTCGGAAATTGTCTTTTCGCTGAGTATGAATAATAAT ATCGCAGAATCTTTCCGTCGCTTCGGTATAACCCCTTCCACCACCTCACTCCTAGTCGTCAAAGTAGCACCCGCATCCTCCGCATCTCAAATCTCGGAACATCTTTCGTCTGTAGTTGAAGGCGAACCTGTTCCGTTTGATGATGAGTCTCTAGCAAGTATGGTAGATATTGCGAGGGTGAAGAAACTTTACAAGTTGAATGCtcttggtggtggtgggaaGAAAAGTGGTGCAAATGGTGTCAGTGGAAAAGCTGAGAATAAATTGGACGAGAGGAAAGAATTGGAGATTATGGTTCTGGGGGCGATGGCATTGAGGGGTGCTACTAATTAG